A segment of the Agromyces sp. H17E-10 genome:
CGCGCGGCCTCGGCGAGGCGATGGTCGGCATCAACGTCGGCGACCTGCCGGCGCCGCACCGCCTCGCCGAGCGCGGCTGGTGACGACGACCCTGCGAGCCGGCTCCGTCGATGCGGAGCCGGCCGCTGCCGGACCCCGCGTCGGCGTGCTCGCCCTGCAGGGCGACTTCCGCGAGCACGCCCAAGTGCTCGCAGCCCTCGGTGCGCGCGTCTCGCTCGTGCGCCGCCCCGAGGAGCTCGCCGAGGTCGACGGCCTCGTCATCCCCGGGGGCGAGTCGAGCGTCATCGACAAGCTCTCGCGCATGTTCGGCGTCGCCGAGCCGCTGCGGGCGGCGATCGCCGATGGCCTGCCCGTCTACGGCACGTGCGCCGGCCTGATCATGCTCGCCGACACCGTGCTCGACGCGATCGAGGGGCAGCAGTCGCTCGGCGGGCTCGATGTCGTCGTGCGCCGCAACGCCTTCGGCTCGCAGAACCAGTCGTTCGAGACCGACCTCGTGATTCCCGAACTCGGCGACCCGCCCGTGCACGCGGTGTTCATCCGCGGCCCGGTGGTCGAGTCGGTGGGGCCCGCGGCCACGGCACTCGCGACCCTCGACGACGGCCGCGTCGTCGCGGTGGAGCAGGGCAACCTCCTCGGCACGAGCTTCCACCCCGAGATCAACGGGGAGCACCGGTTCCACGAGTACTTCCTGTCGAAGGTGGGCGCGCGGGTCTGAGTCCGACGCGCCGGAGCGGGTGCGCAGCTGCCGTCCGGGCGCGGGGCCCGGACCCTCGAACGGGGGCGGGCGTCTCAGTGCCGGCACCGATTCCGGCGCGGTCGCCGATCGATAGCGTCGCCCGCATGACCAAACGACTGCCGAGCACCGGCGCCGAGAACCGTGTCGTCGACGAGACCGGCTGCGACACGAGCGACATCTTCATCATCCACCGCATCTTCCGCTGGGGGTACCGCGAACTGCCCAGACTCGTCCGCGAGGTCGCGCCCGGCGACGTCGTCCGCGCGCGAACGGTCGCACAGGCCATCGACCAGCTCGACCGCGGCCTGCACGTGCACCACCACGGCGAGGACGAACTGCTCTGGGACCGCCTCGAGCGTCGGGAGCCCGGCTGCTCGATGCACGTCGACGTGATGAAGGCACAGCACGCCCGCGTCGCGGAGCTCCTGGAGCTCGTCGACCCGCTCGCCGCGTCGTGGAGCTCCACCGCCGACCCGACGACGGGGGAGCGGCTCGCCGCCGCGCTCGACGACGTCG
Coding sequences within it:
- the pdxT gene encoding pyridoxal 5'-phosphate synthase glutaminase subunit PdxT; translated protein: MTTTLRAGSVDAEPAAAGPRVGVLALQGDFREHAQVLAALGARVSLVRRPEELAEVDGLVIPGGESSVIDKLSRMFGVAEPLRAAIADGLPVYGTCAGLIMLADTVLDAIEGQQSLGGLDVVVRRNAFGSQNQSFETDLVIPELGDPPVHAVFIRGPVVESVGPAATALATLDDGRVVAVEQGNLLGTSFHPEINGEHRFHEYFLSKVGARV
- a CDS encoding hemerythrin domain-containing protein is translated as MTKRLPSTGAENRVVDETGCDTSDIFIIHRIFRWGYRELPRLVREVAPGDVVRARTVAQAIDQLDRGLHVHHHGEDELLWDRLERREPGCSMHVDVMKAQHARVAELLELVDPLAASWSSTADPTTGERLAAALDDVGTTLGVHLGREETDIVPVAARVLSQSEWEELGEHGRAALPKEEMPVQLGLMIDAVPAGERDQWLKSNLPAPIRLLWVLLMRRKYTAWQQGLFPEGMPAMV